The DNA segment TAAGGAGTATTAATAATGTCTCCATTAAAATATTTTATTAGAATAATCGTATTTGTTATTGTGCTTTTTACTGGATGTTCAAAAGATGAAACCGAAACAGGACCAAAAGAATATTTAGATTATGAATACACGGGAACTTTAAGACTGCATTTTACAAATGATTTTCCCTCAATTGATAAAACAGTTTCTGTCAATGTCCAAATTAATAAGTACGGCGACATGACTTTTGGAACTGGCTCTGTTTCATATGATGCAGATGAGAATAATGGACAAACAAGGATTAGAAGAAATGGAACACTAACACTTAATCCAAATGGCAGTTATTTTTTCGATAATATGAGTGATAAGTTTGATGTTAAAGAAAATACTACAATCAATGAAACAATGACTGTTTGGTATGGAGATGGCGTTAACTGGACTCAAGCGTTTAGTGAAAACATCAACTCAGTTTGGAATGGTGGTTTAGTCTTTTCTTTAGACGAAGCCGTAATGACAGGTCCTATGTTTCTGTAAGTACAGGTTCTGGCTCAGCGGATTGGGAATTAAATTTAGATGTTGTGCCTTAAGTTTCTTTAATCATATAAAGCAGATTGTCTTCCAATTTATAATACATTGGGGCAATCTGCGCTTTTGGATAACGCTGTCTTAATCTTAAAGTTTCACTTAAAATAAAATCAATTTCATTATTGATTTCAAACATCGGTGCATAATTATTAAAATGTTCTTCGGCTTGCTCTTTAGTCCATCCGCCATTTTCTGAAAGCTTTTCTATAAAAAGATCTTTATTTGAAGCAAGATTTACCATCCCGCAATTACTGTGTGCAATAAGTACAATGTGTTTTACACCGCCCACCGAGATAGCAAATGAAACTTTAAATTCACTATAACGCAAATTTGCCCCGCCAGTACGTATTATAAAAGCAAAGTTATCAGGCATATGAAGATGCTTACGATTATCCATACACATTCCAACAAGCAATTGTGCATCTGAATAATTTTCAAACTCACGCTGTAGGTTGTGGTATTCAAGCAGCAAACCAATTGGTGTGTCTTTATACTCAGGCAAGATATCGTTTATTGAAGTGATAGGAATTAATCTGTTCATATTTACTTTTACTTTCTAATAACTAATTCAGCAGCCTCTTTTAGTTTTACTTTTCTATTATTTAAGTAGTAAAAAATTATTGCAGGGACAATAAAGCCGACACAACTTAAAACTAATTTTATTTCATATACAAAAATTGATGAAACATTTTCCGTGGGGACAAATGCAAATGCAATTCCAAAGATTGTCATTCCACCACCGATAAATCCCGCAGCCAAAGTTACAACTTTGTTTTTAAAGTATGCATTTTCATTACCATAAGTTGCACGGACTTTTATTAATGCCGCAAACATATAAACATATGGGATAAGTTGTAGTACAACAGTTGTTTGAAGTAGAAACAAATACATGTCACCAACAGAGGAACCAATTGCTGCAATAACAATTACAAAGCTTGATGCAACTCCTTGCACTATTAAAGCAACATGAGGTGTATTATACTTGGGATGCACAGTACCCAGTGATGAAGGAAGATATTTATCTATTCCGATCACATATGGTATTCTTGCAGCACCCGAAAGCCAGGCAGAAGTATTCCCTGCGGCATTCATTATCATAAGTATTGCCATTGGAAAAACAATCCAGCCAAAACCAATTGCGCTTGCGGCATGCTCAATGCCTTGCAAAATCCCCTCTATAATTCCAATCTCTTTATAAGGTATTGCAATAAGTAGTGAAGATGTAACAACAAGAAACAATAACACTGTAGATGCTCCAGCAATCATCACAGCTCGTTGAATGTTTTTTTCTGGTTTCTTAATTTCATCAGAAATAACAGACCCAAGTTCCAATCCAACATAGTTTAAACATACAATACTGAGTAAAGCAAGAAATTGCCAATTACCTAACGAGGGAATGATTGCAGAGATTGAAATATCATTTGATGCCCCGCGAGTAAAAGCAGTAATAATTCCAATAACCAGTATTGTAATTGCCGTGATAAAAGTGCCGGAAGCACCAAGGTTTTGAATCCATTTTCCAACGCCAAATCCACGAATGTTTAGATATGTTATAACCCACAATAAGGCCAGAGAAACACTCATCATAAAGAATGGGTTTGTTGCAAAAGAGGCAGTTTTACTTCCTCCAATGTAAAGAATAAATCCTATGATATAAAAAAGGAGAGTTGGCACATAAAAAATATTATTAACCCAATAAGCCCATCCGGAAACAAAACCGTGAAAATCCCCCATGCTTTTTTATTCCATACATAAATTCCACCTTCTTGCGGTGCTCTTTTTGAAAATTCTAGAACAGCAATTGCTTGGGGAATAAAGAAAAGAAAAAATCCTGCAACCCATAACACTAATGCAACCGGACCAGCATTTGCAACAACCGGAACACTATTTAAATTCACTAAAGCTGCGATTAAAAAGAAGGAGAGATCAGATAAACCAAGTATGCGTTTAAGCTGGGGAGTTTGTTTGTTCAATTCCTGTGTTATTCTCCTGAATTTTTTTTGTAAATATTATTTATTCAGTGTTTAATAACAATAGGGAGGAAAAAAATATTTTATTAGAAGTTAAGCTTGAAACATATATCCGGCGCTTCTAACACTTATAATGTATTTTGGATTTGACGGATCATCCTCAAAATGTTTCCTTAGTCGTGCAATAAAATTATCAACCGTTCTCGTTTCAATTTCCGGGTTCATATTCCAAACATTCTCAAGTAATTCTTTGCGCGTTACAACTTTGTTTTTATTTTCAATTAAGTATTTTATAATCATGGCTTCGTAAGATGTAAGTTGGAATTCTTTTTTTATTCTTCAGGCATTTTAAATTTTCAAAATTGATTTCGATGTTAGCAAATTTGTAGAGTGGGTTGTCTATAACAACTTTTTGGTACCATTTCTTTCGTTTTAGCATACCTTTTATTCTAAGCAGCAATTCTTTAAGATGGAACGGTTTCGTAAGATAATCATCGGCTCCAAGTTCTAGTCCCTTTACACGGTCTTCAATCTGAGTACGGGCAGTTAGCATAAGTATTGGCATTTGCGGATGTTTGACTCGAATATGCTTTGCAATTTCAAATCCATTGAAGTAAGGAAGCATTATATCCAACACTATCAAATCAAACTCATTTTCATCAAAGAATTTTATTGCTTCTCTACCGTCCCTTGCTAAAGTAACGGAGTATCCTTCGGCAGTAAGATTATACTCCAATCCAAGCGCAAGATTTTCTTCATCCTCAACTAAAAGAATCTTTAATTTTTCCAATTGTTCTTCACTCATTCTTAAAATCCTTTTTATTTTCTTTCGCCGATTTTTTCTTATCGATATAGATTGGCAAATCTATTTTAAACTTTGAACCTTTACCTTTTCCTTCGCTGAACGCAAAAATTTTTCCTTTGTGATTTTTTATTATTTCTCTAACAACGAAAAGACCAAGACCGGTGCCTTTTACATTAGGTATGTCCTTATCATAAATTCGATGAAACTTCTGAAAGATTTTTTTTATTTCCTCACCCGGAATTCCGATTCCGTTGTCTGAAAATTCTATTTCTGCCCATTTAGTGTTGCGTTTAAATTTTATATTGATCTCTAATGGATTAGTACTATATTTTATAGAATTATCAACAAGATTATCAAACACTGTTTTTATCGAATTTCTATCTAATAAAATGTCGCAACCTGCATCACCACTAAATTTTATTGAACTTTCTTCTAACTGAAATTGTGCTGCTGATTCTAAAATAATTTTTTTAATTATTTCATCAGCTTTATAAACCTCAAAATCCCTATAATTTTTTTCTTGTCCATTGATGCAATTTCCAAAATGGAGTTAACAAGATTTTTCAATCTTTCAGCATCTCGCATCATCAAACCATAAAACTCTTTTCTTTTTTCTTCGGGAACCTCGCGTGAGTTTAGTGTTTCTAGGTAAAGTTGAATTGATGATAACGGAGATTTAAGTTCATGTGTAACATTTGCTATAAAATTATCATAAAGAGCATTTAATTTTATTTGAATATTTAGATGACGAAAAATTAACACGAGGCTAACAGATAATCCGGTAAGAAGAACAATTCCGCCAACAAATGGAAAAACACTTGGGGCATCATACACAATTTGCGGAGAAATATTCTCGCCAACTTGCTCAAATATTAAGTTGTTCTTTACATACCAGTAAATCCAAAGCAATAACACAGCAAGCCAAACTAGCTGTGCCAGAATAAAGATTACAAGATTATAAGCAAATGAGTGTCTTCTGCGTAACATAAGTTTTAGATAATTAAGTTATTCCGAACTCGTTTCGGAAGCTCTGTTATAAACTGGTTGTGGAAAGCTGAAACAAGTTCAGCTTGACCATTTAAAATGAACTGTTCAAATATCATTTATAATACTGCCAACATCAAATCTAATAAGATATATATACTAATTTTTATAGTTGAAATAATTAATATATTCTTTCGTTTGAGTTAGTATTTTATTTATATCTTTTGATTCTTAATATCTTGATATAGATTTAAACTATCTAAAAATAAACATAAAAAGAATTTTGGATATTTCTCACAAATTAAATCCTCACGACTGGGTAGGAAAATTCAGCGATGAGCTGTTCGGTTATGCTTATATTCGTTGTAACGATGAAGAAACTGCTCGTGATCTAATTCAGGATACATTCCTTTCTGCATTAAAAAATTTAGAATCATTTAAAGGCGAAATTTCTGAAAAGAACTGGCTTTACTTGATTTTAAAAAATAAAATTATAGATCATTACAGAAAAAAATCTAAAACTCCTCTTACAAGAATTGAAGAAGAATCAGAGCTTGATGAATTTTTTAACGATGCAGGTCATTGGAAAAAAGAAGCTTTACCCTCACAATTCAACAGTACAGTTGAAAACAGTAATTATTCCTTTGAATTTTATGAAATATTAGAAAAGTGTAAAAGGAAATTGAACGAAATTCAATTGAACTTATTTGCAATGAAATTTTTAGATGAAATGGAGTCAGATGAGATTTGTAAGGAAATGGAAATAACTTCGTCTAACTATTGGGTGCTTATCCACAGAATTAAGTTAAAGATAAGAAAGTGCATTGAAAAATTATTTTATGGAAAAGAACAGTAACAAAAAATTTATGATAACTTGCAAAGAAGCAACAATGATTTCTGTTAAGAAAGCAGACATTAGTGTTCCTTTAAAGGATAGGTTGCGTTTATTTATGCATTTATTGATTTGCCAATATTGCCGTTTGTTTGAAAAACAAAACAAAATCATAGATAAGCTTCTTAAAAATTGGAAAACAAGCAAAAAACTATCAAAATCTGATAAAAACAAGCTGCAATCAGAAATCGAAAAAGGATTAAATATAATTTAAAATTATTTTTTCTCCCTGTAAGGAATCCAAACTCCCTTCGTCTTTACCACTGAACTAACAAATTAACTTTAACAAATCGAAAGGTTTACTATGACAAACAAAAGCTTAAAAAGCATTCTCTTCACTGGAACAATCGTTGCAGGTTCACTGCTAAGCACAAGCACAGCTTCGGCAAATCCATTCAGTTTTACAGATCTTGGCTCAGGCTCACAACTAAGAACAGCATTGCTGGATAATCTTATATCTCAAAAGTACAATTTGGATTTGTCTTGTGGTGAAAAAACAAAAGACAATTCCAAGAGTGATAGTAAGACAAAAGATGCAAAATGCGGAGAAGGTAAATGCGGCGGTGATGGAAAATGTGGAGATAAAAGTGATACCACAAAAATGCATATGAAAGACATGAAAAAAATGGATAGTAAAACAAAAGATGCAAAATGTGGAGAAGGCAAGTGCGGAGATAGCAAATCAACTGAAAAGAAAACCACAGATAAAAAATAACTAGCTGCTAATGATTAAGCTGTCCTTTTTTGCAAAGGACAGCTATTAATAAAAAGGAATATTAGATGAAACAGTTCGTGGGTATTGGATACCGAAAAGATTTTGGCGAAGAATTTCTTGCCTCTGAAGTTCTGCAGCCATCGTTTATTGAGTTTGCGCCTGAAAACTGGATGAACATTGGCGGTTATTGGAAAAAGATTTTAAAGAAATTAACTAATAAATATCCAATCACAGCGCACGGTCTTTCACTTTCAATCGGAAGTCCGGAAGAATTAGATTGGAATTTTCTAAAAGAAATAAAACAATTTTTGCAAGATTATAATATTAATGTTTACTCAGAACATTTAAGTTATTCAAAATGCAATAATGCACATTTATATGATCTTCTTCCTATCCCATTTAGGCACGACTCGGTTAAACATATTGTTGAAAGAATAAAACAAGTCCAGGATTTTCTGGAAAGAAAAATCACAATGGAAATTGTTTCTTATTATACTCCTGTTGCTGCAGAGATGAGCGAACTTGAATTTATAAACTCAATACTTGCAGAATCTGATTGTAATCTCTTGCTTGATGTTAATAACATTTATGTTAATGCATTCAATCATAAATATGATGCCGTTAATTTTATAGATAATCTTCCACTTGATAAAGTTTCTTACATCCATATGGCGGGACATGAAAAGTTGCTGAAGACTTGATAATTGATACTCACGGTCAGCCAATTATTGATCCAGTTTATAGCTTATTTGAATACACGGTTAATAAACTTGAAAAACCAGTTCCTGTTTTATTAGAAAGAGATTTTAACATTCCTGAATTTGATGAGCTGGCATTTGAAATGAATGAGTTAGAAAGAATTTGTAAACAAGCCTGGAGCATTGAATATGCAGCTTAGCAATTACACCCAAACTCAGCAAAATAATTTTGCAAATTTCTGCAAAACTACAGAACTGAAACAAATTGATGGCTTAACAGAAAACCGAATTGATCATTACAGAAGATTAATTTATGGTGTTATTGATGATAGTTTGCGATCAACCTATCCATTAACAGAAAATCTTTTAGAAGAGGATGAGTGGCAATATCTGGTTGATAATTTTATTGAAAAACATAATTGCCAATCACCCAAAATCTGGCAAATGCCTTTTGAGTTTTACGAATTTATTAATGAAAATGAATTTAATGTAAAAATAAAGTATCCTCACTTAATAGATTTATTACTTTTTGAATGGAAAGAAATTGAAATCTACATGATGGAAGATTTGAATGACAATGTTAAAAACACTTCATCAGAAATAAATGAGAGCAGCAACTTAATTATTAATAATGAACATGAGATAATAGAATTATCGTATCCTGTGCATTTAAAATCTGCAAAAGAAATATCCGCAAATGATGCAGGGAATTATTTTGTTTTGATATTTCGAGCAGATGACAAAGTACAGTTTTACGATGTTGCGCAGGTGTTTGTTTGGTTTATTCATGAATCATCAAACAATCTAAAAAACATTTCTGATGTGATTGAAGAAGCAATAAAATTAAATGTTCAAGTTGAAAAAGAAATTATAAAACAAAATCTTTTAAGCTTTATAAGTACAATGCACACAAAAGGATTTATACTAGGATTTAAAAACAGCGAGATTAAAAATGATTGAAAAATATAATGCAGCACTAAAACATTTATCTAAACTAAAAGATTTTCATTTATTAGCAATAAGATTAATTCTTGCTTATGGATTTTTTAATCCCGCAATAATGAAATGGAAAAATATTAGTTCAATTGCAGAATGGTTTGGAAGCATTGGAATTCCACTTCCTGGATTAAATGCTTATTTATCAGCAACTACAGAAATGGCGGGAGTAATTTTATTAACGTTAGGTTTAGCAAACAGAATAATTTCAATTCCATTAATCTTTGTTATGATTGTTGCAATTGTAACTGTCCATTTAAGCAATGGATTCGAATCCGGCAGCAATGGTTTTGAAATTCCGGTTTACTACATTTTACTATTACTTGTAATTTTAATTTATGGCGCAGGAAAATTTAGTGTAGACTATTTACTTCGTAAAAAGATGGATAAAAACACACCAACTTAGTTGACCACTAACAAGCCATTTAAAACGTAGTTTCCATTTTACATTTGTTTTACAAAAGTGTATTAAAATTCTTTGCAGTTTTAGTATGTAACTTTATAAAGGAAACTACGTTGAAAGTATTATTGATTTATCCTGAAACTCCATCAACGTTCTGGAGTTTTAAAGAAGCACTAAAATTCGTTTCCAAAAAATCCGCAGAACCTCCTCTTGGTTTAATTACTGTAGCTGCAATGCTTCCAAAAAATTGGAGCAAAAAACTTATCGATCTTAATGTGTCCATACTGAACGATAAAGATATTCTAGCTGCTGATTATGCTTTTATCAGCGCAATGAATGTACATTTAAAATCTTTTAGAGATATTGTTAGAAGATGCAACAAACTTGGAGTAAAAGTTGTTGCCGGCGGTCCGCTCTGCACAACACAGCATAAAGACTTGCTCGGTGTTGATCATTTTATTTTGAATGAAGCTGAAATTACTTTGCCGCTATTCTTAGAAGATCTAAAAAATGGAAATCCAAAACAAGTTTATCAAACTGATGAATTTCCAGATGTTGCATTAACCCCAATTCCTATGTGGAATTGCTGGATATGAAAAAATATGCTTCGATGAGTTTGCAGTATTCGCGCGGCTGCCCTTACGATTGCGAATTTTGCAGTATCGATGCTTAATGGAAGAAAACCACGGGCAAAATGTACCGAACAATTTATAACCGAATTAGATCGCTTGTATGAACTTGGCTGGCGCGGCGGAATTTCTGTTGTCGATGATAATTTTATCGGCAACAAACGCAAACTTAAAGAAGATACATTACCCGCTTTGATTGAATGGTCTAAAGAAAAAAATATCCATTCTTTTTTATAACAGAAGTTTCAATCAATCTTGCAGATGATGATGAGTTAATGCGACTTATGGTTGAAGCAGGATTTAACAGCATTTTGTTGGAATAGAAACCCCAAACAGCGATAGCCT comes from the Ignavibacteriales bacterium genome and includes:
- a CDS encoding carbonic anhydrase; protein product: MNRLIPITSINDILPEYKDTPIGLLLEYHNLQREFENYSDAQLLVGMCMDNRKHLHMPDNFAFIIRTGGANLRYSEFKVSFAISVGGVKHIVLIAHSNCGMVNLASNKDLFIEKLSENGGWTKEQAEEHFNNYAPMFEINNEIDFILSETLRLRQRYPKAQIAPMYYKLEDNLLYMIKET
- a CDS encoding amino acid permease, with translation MGDFHGFVSGWAYWVNNIFYVPTLLFYIIGFILYIGGSKTASFATNPFFMMSVSLALLWVITYLNIRGFGVGKWIQNLGASGTFITAITILVIGIITAFTRGASNDISISAIIPSLGNWQFLALLSIVCLNYVGLELGSVISDEIKKPEKNIQRAVMIAGASTVLLFLVVTSSLLIAIPYKEIGIIEGILQGIEHAASAIGFGWIVFPMAILMIMNAAGNTSAWLSGAARIPYVIGIDKYLPSSLGTVHPKYNTPHVALIVQGVASSFVIVIAAIGSSVGDMYLFLLQTTVVLQLIPYVYMFAALIKVRATYGNENAYFKNKVVTLAAGFIGGGMTIFGIAFAFVPTENVSSIFVYEIKLVLSCVGFIVPAIIFYYLNNRKVKLKEAAELVIRK
- a CDS encoding amino acid permease; protein product: MNKQTPQLKRILGLSDLSFFLIAALVNLNSVPVVANAGPVALVLWVAGFFLFFIPQAIAVLEFSKRAPQEGGIYVWNKKAWGIFTVLFPDGLIGLIIFFMCQLSFFIS
- a CDS encoding sensor histidine kinase, with translation MFDNLVDNSIKYSTNPLEINIKFKRNTKWAEIEFSDNGIGIPGEEIKKIFQKFHRIYDKDIPNVKGTGLGLFVVREIIKNHKGKIFAFSEGKGKGSKFKIDLPIYIDKKKSAKENKKDFKNE
- a CDS encoding sigma-70 family RNA polymerase sigma factor; amino-acid sequence: MDISHKLNPHDWVGKFSDELFGYAYIRCNDEETARDLIQDTFLSALKNLESFKGEISEKNWLYLILKNKIIDHYRKKSKTPLTRIEEESELDEFFNDAGHWKKEALPSQFNSTVENSNYSFEFYEILEKCKRKLNEIQLNLFAMKFLDEMESDEICKEMEITSSNYWVLIHRIKLKIRKCIEKLFYGKEQ
- a CDS encoding putative DNA-binding domain-containing protein, giving the protein MQLSNYTQTQQNNFANFCKTTELKQIDGLTENRIDHYRRLIYGVIDDSLRSTYPLTENLLEEDEWQYLVDNFIEKHNCQSPKIWQMPFEFYEFINENEFNVKIKYPHLIDLLLFEWKEIEIYMMEDLNDNVKNTSSEINESSNLIINNEHEIIELSYPVHLKSAKEISANDAGNYFVLIFRADDKVQFYDVAQVFVWFIHESSNNLKNISDVIEEAIKLNVQVEKEIIKQNLLSFISTMHTKGFILGFKNSEIKND
- a CDS encoding DoxX family protein, which translates into the protein MIEKYNAALKHLSKLKDFHLLAIRLILAYGFFNPAIMKWKNISSIAEWFGSIGIPLPGLNAYLSATTEMAGVILLTLGLANRIISIPLIFVMIVAIVTVHLSNGFESGSNGFEIPVYYILLLLVILIYGAGKFSVDYLLRKKMDKNTPT